One Pyrus communis chromosome 13, drPyrComm1.1, whole genome shotgun sequence genomic window carries:
- the LOC137712896 gene encoding uncharacterized protein translates to MALMATRTNFFRLLTTKAPILGSVSYSNGLKRPVRVDRGGGAGLTSPYSTSAVAQQPESGIIGSRPPHMGLEILGVKDYEDYRRSLYGEITHKALLVDAVGTLVVPSQPMAQIYRKIGEKYGVEYSEAEILNRYRRAYEQPWGRSRLRYVNDGRPFWQYIVSSSTGCSDSQYFEELYNYYTTDKAWHLCDPDAERVFKALRKAGVKVAVVSNFDTRLRPVLHALHCEQWFDAIAVSAEVEAEKPNPTIFLKACELLGVKPEDAVHVGDDRRNDIWGARDAGCDAWLWGSDVHSFKEVAQRVGVHV, encoded by the exons ATGGCGTTAATGGCAACCAGAACAAACTTCTTTAGGCTCCTCACAACAAAAGCACCAATTTTGGGATCTGTGTCTTACTCCAATGGCCTCAAACGACCGGTTCGGGTTGACCGGGGCGGTGGAGCCGGGTTGACGTCGCCGTATTCCACCTCTGCGGTGGCGCAGCAGCCAGAGTCCGGGATCATTGGGTCGAGGCCACCGCACATGGGGTTGGAGATATTGGGTGTGAAAGATTACGAAGATTATAGGAGGTCTTTGTATGGTGAAATCACTCACAAGGCTTTGCTTGTTGATGCTGTTGGTACCCTTGTTGTTCCTTCCCAGCCAATGGCTcag ATATATAGGAAGATAGGCGAGAAATATGGAGTGGAGTACTCAGAGGCCGAGATTTTAAACAGATACAGAAGAGCTTACGAGCAGCCTTGGGGAAGATCTCGTCTCAG ATATGTAAACGATGGGAGACCCTTCTGGCAATATATAGTCAGTTCTTCCACTGGCTGCTCAGATTCTCAGTACTTTGAAGAGCTTTATAACTACTATACGACTGACAAG GCTTGGCACCTCTGTGATCCTGATGCTGAGAGAGTGTTTAAAGCTCTGAGGAAAGCAGGTGTCAAAGTAGCTGTTGTGTCAAATTTTGATACCCGATTAAGACCTGTTTTACATGCTCTACATTGTGAACAATGGTTTGATGCAATAGCAGTGTCAGCTGAA GTTGAAGCAGAGAAACCAAATCCAACAATATTTCTTAAGGCTTGTGAATTATTGGGAGTAAAACCTGAGGATGCTGTGCACGTAGGTGATGATCGTAGGAATGATATATGGGGTGCTAGAGATGCAGGCTGTGATGCTTGGCTTTGGGGAAGTGATGTTCACTCCTTCAAGGAG GTGGCTCAGAGGGTAGGGGTCCATGTTTAA